In Gorilla gorilla gorilla isolate KB3781 chromosome 16, NHGRI_mGorGor1-v2.1_pri, whole genome shotgun sequence, the genomic window aattcctttaaaaaatgaatgaggcTAAATTATTTGTACAGCCATCAtggatttatatttttcaatacaGCCAAAGCATACGTTTACAATATTAAAATGCCTACTTTATAGCATCAAATCATGTTCTTGCCTCTAAAATTAACTTGGCTGTTTCTAAAACATCGTATTAATTTTCTATGTATTCTACCTCCTTACTATGCAGGACAAGCAAATGCCTGTGAAACCATTCAGTTTAATGCAGGCCTTTCAATAAAAATGCGTTTTAAATAATACAGGCTTTAAAAATAAGATCACCAGAGACCACAATTGTTAGTGGTTGCGACAATTTACATAACCGAATCTAAGGCAACCACTTTCCCTTGTGGTCGTTCTTTAAAGTGAGTAAGTTGATGTCTCTTCCAGTGAGGAGCCTGTCTGAATGTTTTGCCACAAACTGAGCATTCAAATGGTTTCTGCCCTGCATGAATTAGGTAGTGTCTTTCCAGTTTAGATGGAGATCGGAAACTTTTAGCACAAACACTGCATCGGTACAGGAAGACATCATTTTTCTCCTGATGTTCTGAATAACTGCAAAAAGGATTGCTTTGCTCTGATTCCAAAAGTACATTAGGAAGACAGGGTTGCCCGGTGCTACCAGGAATAAAATCCTGTGACTCTGCCTTAACTCCTGACATTTGATCTGACTCTGAGACCTCGTATTTTTGAACACCAGGAGCCTGACATTGTTGGGAAGCATTATAGTTAACATTATTACCTGAATGATTAGAAAGATTGTTGAAGTTTCCAAATTCTACTTGGCAAAGAGATGCATAAGGACTCTTTTCATTATgagtctgttcatgtctttttaaGTGAGCTGACTGTCTAAAAGATTTCCCACAAATATTACAGCCAAAGGGCCTCTGTCCAGTATGAATTAAATAGTGTCTTTTTAGTTTGGATATAGAAGGAAATACCTTCTCACATTTGTCACAAGGACATATCTTATGTCTAGTACGTATGTTTTCCCTTGGAACTGAAAAACCACACTGAAGTACCTCACAGTTATTAAAGAATTCCTCACCTGATGAACCACAGATTGACAAGTCTTTCTTATTCACTGAATTATCAATGCTTAATATGTTTTCTGTCGTAAGGATGCCTTTCAAATTTTTTCCCATATTTTGCCAAGAAAATGGCAAAgtcaatgttttcttctttctattgccAATTGTTTTATATGTTCCATGTTTGCCAAGAGAACCCACAAATGTTCTCTGGGTTTGTTCAGAGCTCTGCTCACCAGAAATAAGATCACAATTTCTCAAGAAActctttttaaatacttttttctcaGATTGAAAGTTATCTAATTTTTTACTCCTAGCACGCTTAAGCTTGGCCAAGATTTTTTTAACAATGGTTTTATAGTTGTAGCTTCTTTTGAACCTGCTTGGAATTTTGCCACCTCTAGCAGCAAAACAGCTGTGTTCATTGAGAATCTGCTCTGATTCAAAACACTTTTCACACTTTGGACACTGAAAAGGGACAATATAAATTGAGTGGACATCGAGTGGATTATTCTCCTCAGATTCACCAATCTCACCATTTTCAAAACTACCCTGATTTGCATTTAACTTATTAGGCAGGGGGCGAGATTCTGTACGCCTCTTCTTTAATAAAAGAGCCCGAAAAGCCTTATTCCTAGTATGGATTTGTTTATGCTTCAGAAGTTTGCTTTGAATCTTAAATCCTTTTTGACAAAAACAACATTGAAAAGGTCTTTCTTCTGAATGTGTAAGTTGGTGGATTTTTAAGTGAGTTGACTGTCGAAAAGATTTAGTACACAAGACACATTTAAAAGGCCTCTGACCAGTATGAATAAGTACATGCCTATCAAGTTTTGACTGTGATGGAAACATCTTGCCACAGATTGTACATGCAtgaatattctttcttcttttcatgcTATACATGGGATCAGACTTAGAGCACGGGTGTAATGCCCATCTTTCCTCTGTGGTAAAAGTATTATACACTCCATACATTGACTTTTCTTGCTTGGCCTCCAGCAATCTTCTGACCTGTTTAACATTATTCTGATAGGTTTCATTGTGAAGTTGTTGGTGCTTCACAAATGTCTTCAGATTTTTAAAGTGGCGCTGACAAATACTACATTTAAAAGGCAGACTATGAGTTAGTTGATGCCTCTCCAGATGAACTAGTTGTCTAAAGGTTTTATGACACACATCACATTCAAATGGCTTTTGACCAGTATGAATGAGAtagtgcctagctaattttgatGGTGTTTCAAAGTgcttaaagcaaatattgcaaacATATGGCCTGTTTCTAGGTAGTTTGTTGGCTACCACACACTGTTGAATCtttagcatttttaaattgttttcagcCATCATATTCTTCAATGATATACTCTGACGAGCTCCATACTGTTCTTAAATTCCACAGATGtctaaaaattaaaggaaaaaaagtattaattttaaaattatttattcatatgaAATGTAACTTAAGTTGTTCTTTGGCTGAAGATATTAAAGGCAAAGGAGAATCTGGACTTAGTGTTTACAAGTTAATAATCATTTTAAGTAATACTTTAgaataataatactaattttaTACATACAGAGATATGagtctttaaaagaaatatctaaaaatcaatACAATTTTAAGCTATTTTTCTAATTGAGATGCTACATTAAATGAGGACTAGGCTGAATTTCTTAAcatgaaatagatattttaattcCAATTTTCCTATTTCATTATTAGGTAGATTTGGCAGTATTTAGTtgccatcattttaaaaaatgggctagAAAGGTAACAAATCAAAACATAATACTAAAAATAAGATATACTTGCATTCAATTATAGCACATTGTAAATATGCTCTTAGAACAGAACATTTCACTTATCATAGGTGGATTTCTTAGCCACAAATTTAACATGAGTTATTCTCAATTACTTCTTTAGACCAACAAGGACAGTGTGGACTAGGAGAAAATTCAcagaagacctgggttctagTCCTGGATTTGCCACTATACGATCTTGGTGGTAGGAAGAAGGAAATACAgagttctcatctgtaaaatggggaaaaggtCTCCTGGATTGTCTACCACCACAAGCTGTTGTCAAAAATCAATGGAGATAATGTATATGAATGTGCTAAAAAACAGTGAAGCAATACATAAATCTAAGGAACTATTTAGCTCAACgctaatcaaattttaaaatgttatccttATCGTCTTAGTAACATTTTTAAGCGTTTCTCAATAAGAGATAAACCCACTGACTAAATTTAcaggttttaaaaatttctcacctggcgccgtggctcacgcctgtaatcctgcactttgggaggctgaggctggtggatcacctgaggtcaggaatattgagaccagcctggccaacatggtgaaaccccgtctctagtaataatacaaaaattagccgggtgtggtagtgcacacctgtaatcccagctactcaggaggctgaggcaggagaatcacttgaacccaggaggcaaaggttacagtgagccgagatcatgccattgcaatccagcctgggtgagaatccatctcaaaaaaaaaaaaaaaaaaaaattctccttttcACTTTGTTGTGAAATTCCCAAAAGACAAGCATAGAGGTAATAAGATCGACAAATTGGTTACTTATATAGCTATCTATGACTAAGTAATTGGAACTTGAGTGTGCTTTGCCCATCAGGCAATATAGTAAAAGGGTTATTTTGGTCTTAAGCGTtaatataaagatttaaaaaactggcccagtgcagtggctcacacctgtaatcccagcactttgggaggccgaggcagggagatcacatgaggccaggaatttaagacctgCCTgaacaacgtggcaaaaccccgtctcgactaaaaatacaaaaattagccaggcgtggtagtgcacatctgtcaattccagctacttgggaggctgcagcacgagaattgcttgaactggggaggcggaggttgcactgagccaagattgcaccactgcactccagcttgggcaacagagcgagactgtctcaaaaaaaaaaaaaaaaaaaaaaaaaaagtttagcaaGCACTTTCATAACTATCTTATACTCTATCTTCTATCAGAGAAgccaattttcttttcattattactTTACTATGGCACTGCCCTTAAAGGAGTCagagattttttcaaaaaaaattaaaagctgtgCTAGCTCTTTCAATATAATGTATCTTCTAGATCAGAGAGTTCTAAGTCTAGAGTTCTTTTGTCAGCTGATCTGGCAAACATCCAACAAATACGGTGTTACTATTTTCTCCTAGAAGATACCTTCAACCCCAAATCACAAACATACCCACTGTGGTTCTTTAGCAATAtgaatcagaaacagaaaaaaaaaattactgaacaaATATCTTTACTTTAtcacagtgtttttcaaactgcagGATATTACTCATTAATGGATTGTGAATTCAACTTAGCAGATCATGATCAGcactttgttatttaaaataagagCGGAggctggcatagtggctcatgcctgtaatcccagcactttgtgaggccaaggcaggggatcacctgaggtcaggagttcgaggctagcctggccaacatggtgaaaccctgtctctactaaaaatacaaaaattagctgagtgtggtggtacatgcctgtaatttcagctacttgggaggctgagtcaggagaattgcttgaacccaggagacggaggttgcagtgagccgccaagattgcaccaccgcactccagcctgggagacagagcgagactctcaaaaaaattttaaaaataaatacataaataaaaataggggATAAATAATAGTAGAAAGTATCAGACTGCATACTATATAGCAAGGATAAATATTGTTTTGTGAAACTTCTGTAGGAAGAAGTAAAAAAGTTTATGAAAGCTGTTCTTAACATGCCTCTTCATACTAGACAAAGGAACCTACAACAAATCGACCACTTTATTCAAAGTGGCCAAGTGATCTATTAAGGTGAGAAAGATAGGGGCCCATAGTATGAGACTATGAAAGCAAGTATGAGACTAAAGAAAGCAAGTGTCTGGTTTTCTTCACTTGACCCatattattccaaaatatttattttaaataaaaatcatctaaTTACAGGCCAAATGGAAAATGCCACATAAATCCACGCAAAATAAAACAATCTGACTGTAAGCCAGTATAGtagtaaaatatatcatataaccCAGATATCAATGTTAACCAACAATCAACTCTTGGTGCTATGAATATGCATTTTCAGTAGCTTGAATTAGAGAAATTAGAGGTGAACAAGCTCCAAAGTCTCTAAACATGCCGATACAGAGCAACAGTCatgataattaaaattaagtCACGAATCCAGTGAACTGCAAAGAACTTGGCAGCAATTAGGTGCCAAGGTAGTCAATCAGGACAATGAGTCAAACCAAAAGTAATCAAGCCTTTATTCACTTACTGTGACAGTGCAAGCAAGTGGTAAAAAGAGGCACTGGCTCCCCAGTGGTCTACTAAATACAAGGACACTGGGTGAGGGTCAGTTGATGCAGTGCATATGAGGTAATCCTCTCACTGAAAGGAGCCCCTAACAAAAATCTCCTGCCTCTTATGGAACTTTAGAAtaggaaagggaggggaaggTCTAGGAGTGAAAGAAGCTGGGTCAAAAATGGAGAACAGTGTCTTAGCCACGGTCCTTCCTAGGAGGGCCTCCAAATGGAGGTACCCAGGCTAGGAAAGAAGTTATGGGATTTGCATATCTAGCAGGAGGGGCAGGGCAAGTCCTTGACCGCAACCCCCTCCAGAAAACTGCAATGCACCGGCCCATATCGAGTATGGTGTGGGAGGGCAGCTTGGCCCTTGAGGCCAGTCAGGCAAAGCCTGGTAATTGTCCAATGTCAGGACTGAATGATCACACAGGATTTTGGTATAAAGCCAGATTCAATTCCTTTTGTATGTTTCTTCTTCCCTTTAATAAATGCTTTCGTGGAACAcgcctaaaagaaaaaaatcacacaccaCAACTACCTCTGATTAAAACAGGGATTGGCTACCTACAGCTCCTGTACCAAAAAGGAGCTATAGTTAATCATCCATTGTTAGCACTAAGATTGGATAACTGTTGTCACTTGCCTCCCACCACGTGGAAAAGCACTTACTGGGAGCCCTAGATTGTTAGAACCATTAGTGGCAAGTGGTGATCCTATCTCCTGTTTATGAGAGTCAGGTTAGGGATCCTCACCTCACGCACTCATGGAGCTCCAAATCCCATTTCAACCgatttttttttgttgataacataaaaataaaaaagactgtaATTTTTCTTATCTTAAACTGAAATAAAAGAATAGTAGATCTGCTCTGTGGTTCAATCCAGAATTTATCCTGACAAGAACAAGATACTCTACGTGAAGACTGTAAAAACTGTAAAAACTGACCTCAATAATATCCAATGTTGCCTCAAGGCTGAAAGCCTGTTGATTTTCTTGTCTTGACTAGTACCATTAAAACGATGTGAGGATTTCACGAAAGTAAGCGAACAAGAAATGAAAGACCTAAGAGAAACACACACAACTTTCAGTTGGGGAATAATCTGCGGCGGCTGCTTCTGCCCCACTCGCCCCGGGCCCATTCTCTTGGCCTTGAaccctcacctctccctcccagtgGACTACACTGGACAAAGGACACTGACACACAGTCCTCGTTCTAAGGGCCCATAACCAATAATAAGCACGTAATGGTCGAGCCGAGTCCAGAAACCACAAAATCCCACGCCAAGAAAGGAAGGGCAAGGGTAAAAACTGCTTTGGCTGCAGCCAGGATGAAAACGCCTCATGTGATACAAcccacagcaagaaaaaaaaaaaaaaaatccctctacgCCTTCCTCTCAAATTTCTGCTCCGCGTGAGACGCACTCAATAGGTGGGGAAGTGAGAAAGCAAAAGGAGCTCAGGAACTGAGGTTGTGGAGCCCCCGTTCTTGGGTCCCCAGGCACCTTGGCGGTATTGAGGCAGGTCCGACCCTCCCTGGGGGTCGCTCCACTTCTCAGTCGGGTTTCTGAAGTCCTCCTCACGCATCTGGAGCTGGCGAGGGCCCGGGAGGCACGCACCTCAGGCCCAGGTGCCGCGAAGGCAGCGCGCGCACGTCCGCAGGGCCGGCGCTGCAACGGGCTGAGCGCGCAGGCGCGGCGCTCTGGCGCTCCCAGGGACACAGTCCGGCTGGAAACAAGCTCCCCCCAATTTCAGGGCCGTTGTCGCCTCCGGGCGGTCCGCGGGTCCCGAGCGGACTGGGACTCCAGAGACGCGCCCCCAACCCCACCGCCATTCACCCTGTCATTGCAGGGGAGAGAACAGAATAAAGACGGGTACATTTTCCATCTCACCTCTGAACCTCGGTTAGGAAAACGCCGTAGCCCGGACTAGTGGGCTCAACGGCCGACTGGAAAAGGGCGAGTCAGCGTTCAAAGCCGATTCGGGGCAGCCCTCTCTAACGCAGAGGGCCGAGGATAAGAAGACGACAATGTGTTAGGGGCCCTCCGGGCTAGGACTGTCCTCACCACTTTGTACATTGCCAAAGTAAATATAACGTAGAGGTCAAGCGCAGGCGCTTTGTGGGCAGACATGACTGAGCTCCACTGGCGACTCCTCTAATGGCGTGCCAGCTGCGGACCTCATTAGCCCCGCCTCAGTCATTCAGTATGTTTTGGTTGTTTACAGTGTATGAAGCCCTGTTCTCACAATTAGATAAAATGAGTGTGAAGTGCTCAACATAATTCCTAGTGTAGTAGGCCTTCAAAgaactattatcattattaattacTCATATTGAATACAACTTTATGAAATGATAGGATCCCATtttaagatgaggaaaatgaggctatCAGAGACCTTAAGGAACTTAATGTCACACAGTTAATAAACGATAGAGGTGCGATTTGAACACAGGTTGTCTAATACCAGACCTGCATTTATAACTCTGCTGCTTCCCAAGTTATAGATATTTCAGCATTTTATGTAGTCACAattgaagaccaaatatatagttACAGACTAAGCTGGCATGTTATTACTGAATAAGATGCTAAGGTATCTACTAAAGATTTTAAGTGCAAAAGGCATTAGAGAAGAATTTACTGTGGATTTTTTGCAGGTTCTGATTGTAATTGTATCACCTTGAGAAAGGAGGAAATGAAAGCAGATTATCAGGCATACTTTTTTAACTCAGCAACTTTTTGCATTACTTTCTAAGGACCATCAGCAACAAAAATCAATGGTTTCTGATGTTGATATATtttcctctaccaaaaaaattaaagcagCTGAGCCAACAAAAAGTCTCTGTTTTGGATGTGTTAGCATGAGGAAATGGCGAATAGGAAATGAGCTTTTGCTTCTCATGTAGGAACCCTGAAGGAGTCAGATTTGGGAGGGGTTGAAGTCTGCTTCCAACAGAAGCAGGggtggagaagggaaaggaaagacttCTGGTGTCCTAAATGCTAGTCCCAAAGTGGGGATGCTGTTTGTCTGGCTAACACTTGTAAATCTGCTCCATTCTGCAGCTACTCCTGGGAAACTTAACTCAGCCAAATAATGCAAACAATTGCATCCATCATCAGCCACATCAGCCTTAGGAGATACATCCATATCATGAGAAAACACTACCTGAAATCGGGGACCACTGGAGGGTGAGATTCGTTCTTTATCCATCACCTGCAAAACAAATTGGCCTTTGCATGGAGAGTCTGAATATATATTGAGTGTGAAAGCAGTTAGGACTTGAATAGGCTATTCTCCAAGGCCACATGCCCCATGTCATAACCTCCCCCATTTACCGTGAGAGCTATCTCAGGAgccttctggaaaaaaaagagaaattaacatGAATAAGAGTAATCAAGGAAGATTTCATTGAATATGTGAAATTTGAACTAGCAGTAGTGGGTAgactatgaataaataaaaaatgtgggGGCAGGACAGAACATGGTAGGGCAGAGGTGGCAGGGTGAAGAAAAGATAGtatgagaatgaaaaataaagggGGTGCATGACATACGTTTGAGTTAGTATCTTAATGCTGCAGCTTACTAGTTGTGTCCTTAGAAGTTATTTaacctaggccgggcgcggtggctcacacctgtaatcccagcacttagggaggcggATGCGGGTAGATCacgggtcaggagttcgagaccagcctggccaacattgtgaaaccctgtctctactaaaaatacaaaaattagccgggcgtggtggcacgtgcctgtagtcccagctactcaggaggctgaagtgggaggattgctctagcccaggaggtaaaggctgtagtgagccgtgttcatgccactgcactctagcctggatgacagagcaagactctgtcttaaataaataataataaaaatagaaaagatgtgccacttcactctagcctgggcgacagaacgagactctgtctcaaaaaaaaaaagaagaaaagacatatCATGTACCAAGCTCTAAATATTCACTTCCAATTATATAAAGATGAAGCAGTTAGGCCCTGAACCTTAAATTAGTTTCTAGCCCAGAGGGGAAAATAACATACCAACAAGTATTAATACAATATGATAAGAGCAGATATATATAGGAGGAAAGAACATCTAAATCTGCCTGGGGGTTCCAGGTACAGATGGTCCCTGAGCTGCAGCTTCAATCagccatctatccatccatccgttcTGCATATATTAAGCACTCGCTGTGTATCAAGTCCTGTTCTAGGCAAGGGGGACAGAGTAGCAGACAAAAAGTCAAAAATCCATGTCTTCATAGATTTTATATTCTACTGAAGGAGACAGACAACAAAtcaaataagttaaaatatataataagttaAATATTAGTAAGAACTGAGGAGAAAAGCACAGAAGAGGGGTGTGAAGAtttgggggtgtgggtggggatgCTGGCATTTTAGTAGATGGCCAGAAATGGCCTTAATGAGaagttctgtgatttttttttttttaatacagagtcttgctctgtcactcaggctgcagtgcattggcacgatctcagctcactgcaacctctgcctcccaggttcaagtgatgctcctgcctcagcctcccaagtagctaggactgtaggtgcctgccaccatgcccggctaatttttgcatttttagtattttgcatttttagcaccatgttggccaggctggtcttgaactcctgatctcaggtgattcacccgcctcggcctcccaaaatgctgggattacaggcgtgagccactgcactcagcctagttCTGTGATTGTTGAGTTGAAACCTGGTGGAAATGAGAGACTGCCTTGCCCATGGGAGACAGTAGGAGGCAGGGATAAAAATGAGTAGTAACTTGCTTAGTGGGCAAGAGAGTGTGTTTTTGGAGGAGGGTGGGGAAAGGAAAGATAGGCAGAGAATATTCCAGCCACAACAGACACACAGTGAGAAAAGGCATGGCAAACAGGAAATACAAGTAGTTGCTGGAGTGTGAAGTACAGGTTGGGAAAGTGGGGAGTGGCAGGAGAGTCACTCATGCAGGAAATCATTTGGAGCACCTACTGCTCACCAGGTTCTTAACAAGAAGCTCAGAAAGTTGTTAtatgcaaatgttttctttttaaaaattttcttcttctttttctatcttttatcCAAATAATTGTACTTGATTCTCTCGTTTCTCTTCAGATCCTATAAATCTTTCATCTTTTACCAAAATAATTGTACTTCAAAGGAGTCCAtaattttaggatattttgtatgttttttggaatattttaaaaacagactttttttaaacttttttttttttttttttgagatggagttctgctcttgttgcccaacctggagtgcaatggcacgatctcagctcactacacccTCTGgctcctagattcaagcgattctcctgcctcagcctcccgagtaactgggattataggcacgcacctccacgcctggctaatttttttttttttttttttttttgtgtgtgtgtttttagtagaaacggagtttcaccatgttagccaggctggtctcaaactcctgacctcaggtgatccgcccaccttggcctcccaaagtgctgggattacaggcatgagccaccatacccggctaaaaAACAGACACTTTTTGAAATTGACTTTTAATGGTGTTAAAGCTGCCTTCTGCCCTAAGTGACAGGCTGGCAAGGAGCTCACATCTCCTGGTTCCATCCCGTCTCTCttatctttcctttctcctcttcccattCCCTCTGTGGAACAACCTACAAAGTCATCTGCTTGCCTTCTGCAGATAGTCCACCCAAATCCATACCCCTCAGGTGTCAGTTTCTACCCCCAAGCAACTGTCAAAGAATTTTTTCAACAAAGaaatccttctttctttctttctttcttttttttttttctggagatggagttttgctcttgttgcccaggctggaatgcaatggtgtgatcttgactcaccgcaacctccgcctcctgggttcaagtgattcttctccctcagcctcccgattagctgggattacaggcatgcgccaccgtgcccagctaattttgtatttttagtagagacggggtttcaccatgttggtcaggctggtctcgaactccggacctgaggttatctgcccaccttggcctcccaaagtagaaATCCTTATTTCTTAAGATGATTTTTGGTGAATAGAACCCTCTCCTTCCCATCATATATTGTACTTCCTTGAGAATAATACTTGCAACTTCTTGTACATTGTGCTACACAACTTCTGAGAGCATTGTGGCGTAGGAGTTGgggggctgggagcagggagagggtgGAGGATAAGTTGAGATGAGAAGATGAAGCACAATACGGCTGTACTGTATTTTACTTAGGACAGTTGGACTGTCTACAGCTCACAGGCTAGCCCCAGTCTCCTAAAGGATTGCTGGAAATCTCTAAAGCTCCATTGGTGATAATACCTATTGGATTTCTGGGTCTGGTTAGGTATTGCATTGTTCCACACCCCGACTCCTGCCCCACTTCCTCACTTCCCATGTGTTGGTTCAAATTCTGTAGTATTGAGGTTCCAGAGTTACCTGGAAGCAGGCAGAAATCCCCCAAAGGGTTTTGACCGTACTTGTTCATCCTTAGAGTCAAGACCAACCTCTCGACCCCACTGAATGCACCCCTTGTAACAACTCAAAGGGtccaccttgcccactgcctagacagagctaatttatcaagacaggggaattgcagtaGCGAAGAGTTTAATTCACACAGAACTGGTTG contains:
- the ZNF770 gene encoding zinc finger protein 770; translation: MMAENNLKMLKIQQCVVANKLPRNRPYVCNICFKHFETPSKLARHYLIHTGQKPFECDVCHKTFRQLVHLERHQLTHSLPFKCSICQRHFKNLKTFVKHQQLHNETYQNNVKQVRRLLEAKQEKSMYGVYNTFTTEERWALHPCSKSDPMYSMKRRKNIHACTICGKMFPSQSKLDRHVLIHTGQRPFKCVLCTKSFRQSTHLKIHQLTHSEERPFQCCFCQKGFKIQSKLLKHKQIHTRNKAFRALLLKKRRTESRPLPNKLNANQGSFENGEIGESEENNPLDVHSIYIVPFQCPKCEKCFESEQILNEHSCFAARGGKIPSRFKRSYNYKTIVKKILAKLKRARSKKLDNFQSEKKVFKKSFLRNCDLISGEQSSEQTQRTFVGSLGKHGTYKTIGNRKKKTLTLPFSWQNMGKNLKGILTTENILSIDNSVNKKDLSICGSSGEEFFNNCEVLQCGFSVPRENIRTRHKICPCDKCEKVFPSISKLKRHYLIHTGQRPFGCNICGKSFRQSAHLKRHEQTHNEKSPYASLCQVEFGNFNNLSNHSGNNVNYNASQQCQAPGVQKYEVSESDQMSGVKAESQDFIPGSTGQPCLPNVLLESEQSNPFCSYSEHQEKNDVFLYRCSVCAKSFRSPSKLERHYLIHAGQKPFECSVCGKTFRQAPHWKRHQLTHFKERPQGKVVALDSVM